In one window of Cynocephalus volans isolate mCynVol1 chromosome 6, mCynVol1.pri, whole genome shotgun sequence DNA:
- the TIGD7 gene encoding tigger transposable element-derived protein 7 isoform X2 produces MWYQQKRSAGVPVRGVELQAAAERFAQCFGRTDFKASTGWLFRFRNRHAIGNRKVCGEQVLSSASENVEPFRQKLSMIIKEEKLHLAQLYSGDETDLFWKSMPENSQASRKDICLPGMKINKERLSALLCANADGTHKLKSIIIGKSKLPKSVKEDTSTLPVIYKPSKDVWFTRELFSEWFFQNFVPEVRHFQLNVLRFHEEDVRALLLLDNSPAHPSAESLTSEDGRIKCIFFPHNTSNLIQPMNQGVILSCKRLYRWKQLEESLVIFEESDDEQGKGEKGVSKIKIYNIKSAIFNWAKSWDEVKQITIANAWENLLYKKEPEYDFQSLEDGDYREILEKCGELETKLDDRVWLNGDDEEKGCPPKTKGGITKEVAQKGGGAEKQTPEFKLSAVRESLDYLLDFVDATPEFQRFHFTLKEMQQEIVKKQFQSRIRSRIGSFLKTRPHNIKDSFNMPSTSGSSN; encoded by the coding sequence ATGTGGTACCAACAGAAACGCTCAGCTGGTGTCCCTGTTAGAGGTGTGGAGCTTCAGGCTGCTGCAGAGAGATTCGCACAGTGTTTTGGGCGAACAGACTTTAAAGCTAGTACTGGTTGGCTTTTTAGATTTCGCAATAGACATGCAATTGGGAACAGAAAAGTGTGTGGAGAACAAGTCCTAAGTTCAGCTTCAGAAAATGTCGAGCCTTTTCGACAAAAACTGTCCATGATAATCAAAGAGGAGAAACTGCATCTAGCTCAGCTGTACAGTGGAGATGAGACTGACCTATTTTGGAAATCAATGCCAGAAAACAGTCAGGCAAGTAGAAAAGATATCTGCCTACCAGggatgaaaataaacaaagaacgGTTGTCTGCCCTTTTATGTGCAAATGCAGATGGAACTCATAAGTTAAAGTCAATCATTATCGGAAAATCAAAGCTGCCCAAAAGTGTGAAAGAGGACACAAGTACATTACCTGTGATATATAAACCTAGTAAAGATGTTTGGTTCACCAGAGAATTGTTTTCAGAATGGTTCTTTCAAAACTTTGTTCCTGAGGTCAGGCATTTTCAACTTAATGTTCTAAGATTCCATGAAGAAGATGTCAGGGCATTGTTACTTCTGGACAATTCCCCAGCTCACCCTTCTGCTGAATCACTGACCAGCGAGGATGGTCGaataaaatgcatattctttCCCCATAATACTTCAAACTTGATTCAACCAATGAATCAAGGTGTGATCTTGAGCTGCAAACGACTTTACAGATGGAAGCAACTTGAAGAGAGTCTCGTAATTTTTGAAGAAAGTGATGATGAACAAggtaaaggagaaaaaggagttTCCAAGATTAAAATCTACAATATAAAAAGTGCAATTTTTAATTGGGCAAAAAGTTGGGATGAAGTAAAACAAATAACAATAGCAAATGCATGGGAAAATCTTCTTTACAAAAAGGAACCTGAATATGATTTTCAAAGCTTAGAAGATGGGGATTATAGAGAAATTCTTGAAAAATGTGGAGAGTTGGAAACCAAGCTGGATGATAGGGTATGGTTAAATGGAGATGATGAAGAAAAgggttgtccccccaaaacaaaagGTGGGATTACAAAGGAAGTTGCTCAAAAAGGAGGAGGAGCTGAGAAGCAGACTCCTGAATTTAAGTTATCTGCTGTAAGAGAGAGTTTGGACTACcttcttgactttgttgatgccACACCTGAGTTTCAAAGGTTCCATTTCACACTGAAAGAGATGCAACAAGAAATAGTCAAGAAACAGTTCCAGAGTAGAATCCGTTCTAGAATTGGTAGCTTTTTGAAAACTAGGCCTCATAATATTAAGGATTCCTTCAATATGCCTTCAACTTCTGGCTCTAGTAATTAG
- the TIGD7 gene encoding tigger transposable element-derived protein 7 isoform X1 encodes MNKRGKYTTLNLEEKMKVLSRIEAGRSLKSVMDEFGISKSTFYDIKKNKKLILDFVLKQDMPLVGAEKRKRTTGAKYGDVDDAVYMWYQQKRSAGVPVRGVELQAAAERFAQCFGRTDFKASTGWLFRFRNRHAIGNRKVCGEQVLSSASENVEPFRQKLSMIIKEEKLHLAQLYSGDETDLFWKSMPENSQASRKDICLPGMKINKERLSALLCANADGTHKLKSIIIGKSKLPKSVKEDTSTLPVIYKPSKDVWFTRELFSEWFFQNFVPEVRHFQLNVLRFHEEDVRALLLLDNSPAHPSAESLTSEDGRIKCIFFPHNTSNLIQPMNQGVILSCKRLYRWKQLEESLVIFEESDDEQGKGEKGVSKIKIYNIKSAIFNWAKSWDEVKQITIANAWENLLYKKEPEYDFQSLEDGDYREILEKCGELETKLDDRVWLNGDDEEKGCPPKTKGGITKEVAQKGGGAEKQTPEFKLSAVRESLDYLLDFVDATPEFQRFHFTLKEMQQEIVKKQFQSRIRSRIGSFLKTRPHNIKDSFNMPSTSGSSN; translated from the coding sequence ATGAATAAGAGAGGAAAGTACACAACACTGAATTTGGAGGAGAAAATGAAGGTTCTAAGTAGGATAGAAGCTGGACGATCTCTTAAAAGTGTAATGGATGAATTTGGGATCAGTAAATCAACATTTTatgacattaaaaagaataagaaattgaTTTTAGACTTTGTACTAAAGCAAGATATGCCATTAGTAGGGgctgagaagagaaagaggacgACGGGAGCCAAATATGGTGATGTAGATGATGCGGTCTACATGTGGTACCAACAGAAACGCTCAGCTGGTGTCCCTGTTAGAGGTGTGGAGCTTCAGGCTGCTGCAGAGAGATTCGCACAGTGTTTTGGGCGAACAGACTTTAAAGCTAGTACTGGTTGGCTTTTTAGATTTCGCAATAGACATGCAATTGGGAACAGAAAAGTGTGTGGAGAACAAGTCCTAAGTTCAGCTTCAGAAAATGTCGAGCCTTTTCGACAAAAACTGTCCATGATAATCAAAGAGGAGAAACTGCATCTAGCTCAGCTGTACAGTGGAGATGAGACTGACCTATTTTGGAAATCAATGCCAGAAAACAGTCAGGCAAGTAGAAAAGATATCTGCCTACCAGggatgaaaataaacaaagaacgGTTGTCTGCCCTTTTATGTGCAAATGCAGATGGAACTCATAAGTTAAAGTCAATCATTATCGGAAAATCAAAGCTGCCCAAAAGTGTGAAAGAGGACACAAGTACATTACCTGTGATATATAAACCTAGTAAAGATGTTTGGTTCACCAGAGAATTGTTTTCAGAATGGTTCTTTCAAAACTTTGTTCCTGAGGTCAGGCATTTTCAACTTAATGTTCTAAGATTCCATGAAGAAGATGTCAGGGCATTGTTACTTCTGGACAATTCCCCAGCTCACCCTTCTGCTGAATCACTGACCAGCGAGGATGGTCGaataaaatgcatattctttCCCCATAATACTTCAAACTTGATTCAACCAATGAATCAAGGTGTGATCTTGAGCTGCAAACGACTTTACAGATGGAAGCAACTTGAAGAGAGTCTCGTAATTTTTGAAGAAAGTGATGATGAACAAggtaaaggagaaaaaggagttTCCAAGATTAAAATCTACAATATAAAAAGTGCAATTTTTAATTGGGCAAAAAGTTGGGATGAAGTAAAACAAATAACAATAGCAAATGCATGGGAAAATCTTCTTTACAAAAAGGAACCTGAATATGATTTTCAAAGCTTAGAAGATGGGGATTATAGAGAAATTCTTGAAAAATGTGGAGAGTTGGAAACCAAGCTGGATGATAGGGTATGGTTAAATGGAGATGATGAAGAAAAgggttgtccccccaaaacaaaagGTGGGATTACAAAGGAAGTTGCTCAAAAAGGAGGAGGAGCTGAGAAGCAGACTCCTGAATTTAAGTTATCTGCTGTAAGAGAGAGTTTGGACTACcttcttgactttgttgatgccACACCTGAGTTTCAAAGGTTCCATTTCACACTGAAAGAGATGCAACAAGAAATAGTCAAGAAACAGTTCCAGAGTAGAATCCGTTCTAGAATTGGTAGCTTTTTGAAAACTAGGCCTCATAATATTAAGGATTCCTTCAATATGCCTTCAACTTCTGGCTCTAGTAATTAG
- the ZNF75A gene encoding zinc finger protein 75A isoform X1, with protein sequence MMIVDLKVVEYLDPQIKALWDTKGPVRESSNQSEKSQMDSLSPKSPHWHFRNFHYHEVAGPREAVGQLQELCHLWLRPDIHSKEQILELLVLEQFLTIMPRETQTQMQKHQPQSIEEAVALAEHLQRESGQTRNGVAIHELGKEAMLFGETAEAPGFKVKPAESPTVGMSLDEEFWNTCQGLQKQLSRNTHKETEPVFERAVPAQQILAFPEQTNTKDWTVTPELVLPESQSLLTFEEVAMYFSQEEWELLDPTQKALYNDVMQENYKTVISLALFVLPKPKVISCLEQGEEPWVQGSLESKDSPGESPTGLTLKNDTENHQCITLSDLEIQAPGDMVSKKAKVKVPQKTTGKENHGDMHRVGKWRRDFPAKKRKKLSTWKQELLKLMDLHRKDRAGEKPFKCQECGKSFRVSSDLIKHQRIHTEEKPYKCQQCDKRFRWSSDLNKHLTTHQGIKPYKCSWCGKSFSQNTNLHTHQRTHTGEKPFTCHECGKKFSQNSHLIKHRRTHTGEQPYTCSVCRRNFSRRSSLLRHQKLHQ encoded by the exons ATGATGATCGTAGATCTGAAGGTGGTTGAGTATTTGGACCCTCAGATCAAGGCTCTATGGGACACCAAGGGGCCTGTGAGAGAGAGCTCCAATCAGAGTGAAAAATCACAAATGGACAGTCTCAGTCCCAAGAGCCCTCACTGGCACTTCAGGAACTTCCACTATCATGAAGTAGCTGGACCACGTGAGGCTGTCGGCCAGCTTCAGGAATTATGCCACCTGTGGCTGAGGCCAGATATCCACTCAAAAGAGCAGATATTGGAACTGCTGGTGCTAGAGCAATTCTTGACCATTATGCCCAGGGAGACACAGACCCAGATGCAGAAGCACCAACCACAGAGCATTGAGGAGGCTGTGGCCCTGGCAGAACACTTGCAGAGGGAATCTGGTCAAACAAGGAATGGG GTTGCAATCCATGAGCTGGGAAAGGAAGCAATGCTCTTCGGAGAAACAGCAGAGGCTCCAGGCTTCAAGGTGAAGCCAGCAGAGTCCCCGACAGTGGGCATGTCCCTGGATGAAGAATTTTGGAATACATGCCAGGGTCTACAAAAACAGCTGAGCAGGAATACTCATAAAGAAACTGAGCCTGTATTTGAGAGGG CTGTGCCTGCTCAACAGATTCTAGCCTTTCCTGAGCAGACAAACACTAAAGACTGGACAGTGACCCCTGAGCTTGTCCTGCCTGAGTCCCAG AGCTTGTTGACATTTGAAGAGGTGGCCATGTATTTTTCCCAGGAAGAATGGGAGTTACTGGATCCCACTCAGAAGGCCCTCTACAATGATGTAATGCAGGAAAACTATAAGACTGTCATCTCTCTAG CATTGTTTGTGCTCCCCAAACCTAAAGTGATCTCCTGTCTAGAGCAAGGGGAAGAGCCATGGGTTCAAGGATCCCTGGAGTCCAAGGACAGTCCTGGAGAGTCTCCTACAG GGTTAACACTCAAAAATGACACTGAAAACCATCAGTGTATAACTCTTTCTGACTTAGAAATACAAGCACCAGGAGACATGGTATCCAAAAAGGCCAAAGTGAAAGTCCCCCAGAAAACAACGGGCAAAGAAAATCATGGTGATATGCACAGAGTAGGAAAATGGCGCCGAGatttcccagcaaagaaaagaaagaaactttcaaCCTGGAAACAAGAGCTGCTGAAACTTATGGATCTTCACAGGAAAGACCGTGCAGGAGAGAAGCCTTTTAAGTGTCAGGAATGTGGGAAAAGCTTCAGAGTTAGCTCTGACCTTATTAAGCACCAAAGAATTCACACTgaagagaaaccctataaatgtcaACAGTGTGACAAGAGATTTAGATGGAGTTCAGATCTTAATAAGCACTTAACAACACACCAGGGAATAAAACCATATAAATGTTCATGGTGTGGGAAAAGCTTCAGTCAAAATACAAATCTCCACACGCACCAaaggactcacacaggagagaagcccttTACGTGTCatgaatgtggaaaaaaattTAGTCAGAACTCCCACCTTATTAAACACCGGAGAACCCACACAGGTGAGCAGCCTTATACCTGCAGTGTCTGCAGAAGAAACTTCAGCAGGCGGTCAAGTCTTCTTAGACACCAGAAACTCCACCAATGA
- the ZNF75A gene encoding zinc finger protein 75A isoform X2, translated as MLFGETAEAPGFKVKPAESPTVGMSLDEEFWNTCQGLQKQLSRNTHKETEPVFERAVPAQQILAFPEQTNTKDWTVTPELVLPESQSLLTFEEVAMYFSQEEWELLDPTQKALYNDVMQENYKTVISLALFVLPKPKVISCLEQGEEPWVQGSLESKDSPGESPTGLTLKNDTENHQCITLSDLEIQAPGDMVSKKAKVKVPQKTTGKENHGDMHRVGKWRRDFPAKKRKKLSTWKQELLKLMDLHRKDRAGEKPFKCQECGKSFRVSSDLIKHQRIHTEEKPYKCQQCDKRFRWSSDLNKHLTTHQGIKPYKCSWCGKSFSQNTNLHTHQRTHTGEKPFTCHECGKKFSQNSHLIKHRRTHTGEQPYTCSVCRRNFSRRSSLLRHQKLHQ; from the exons ATGCTCTTCGGAGAAACAGCAGAGGCTCCAGGCTTCAAGGTGAAGCCAGCAGAGTCCCCGACAGTGGGCATGTCCCTGGATGAAGAATTTTGGAATACATGCCAGGGTCTACAAAAACAGCTGAGCAGGAATACTCATAAAGAAACTGAGCCTGTATTTGAGAGGG CTGTGCCTGCTCAACAGATTCTAGCCTTTCCTGAGCAGACAAACACTAAAGACTGGACAGTGACCCCTGAGCTTGTCCTGCCTGAGTCCCAG AGCTTGTTGACATTTGAAGAGGTGGCCATGTATTTTTCCCAGGAAGAATGGGAGTTACTGGATCCCACTCAGAAGGCCCTCTACAATGATGTAATGCAGGAAAACTATAAGACTGTCATCTCTCTAG CATTGTTTGTGCTCCCCAAACCTAAAGTGATCTCCTGTCTAGAGCAAGGGGAAGAGCCATGGGTTCAAGGATCCCTGGAGTCCAAGGACAGTCCTGGAGAGTCTCCTACAG GGTTAACACTCAAAAATGACACTGAAAACCATCAGTGTATAACTCTTTCTGACTTAGAAATACAAGCACCAGGAGACATGGTATCCAAAAAGGCCAAAGTGAAAGTCCCCCAGAAAACAACGGGCAAAGAAAATCATGGTGATATGCACAGAGTAGGAAAATGGCGCCGAGatttcccagcaaagaaaagaaagaaactttcaaCCTGGAAACAAGAGCTGCTGAAACTTATGGATCTTCACAGGAAAGACCGTGCAGGAGAGAAGCCTTTTAAGTGTCAGGAATGTGGGAAAAGCTTCAGAGTTAGCTCTGACCTTATTAAGCACCAAAGAATTCACACTgaagagaaaccctataaatgtcaACAGTGTGACAAGAGATTTAGATGGAGTTCAGATCTTAATAAGCACTTAACAACACACCAGGGAATAAAACCATATAAATGTTCATGGTGTGGGAAAAGCTTCAGTCAAAATACAAATCTCCACACGCACCAaaggactcacacaggagagaagcccttTACGTGTCatgaatgtggaaaaaaattTAGTCAGAACTCCCACCTTATTAAACACCGGAGAACCCACACAGGTGAGCAGCCTTATACCTGCAGTGTCTGCAGAAGAAACTTCAGCAGGCGGTCAAGTCTTCTTAGACACCAGAAACTCCACCAATGA